The Daucus carota subsp. sativus chromosome 7, DH1 v3.0, whole genome shotgun sequence genome window below encodes:
- the LOC135147975 gene encoding uncharacterized protein LOC135147975, translating into MGKHLPVELEHRAFWAIKNLNFDPLAAGEKRLLQLNELDELRFEAYESSKLYKEKTKRWSGPFKIRKVYPYGSVELWNTSGGTFKVNGQRVKHYKAGEPIVEKVEIPLSTPSSE; encoded by the coding sequence ATGGGAAAGCATCTTCCAGTTGAGTTAGAACATCGTGCATTTTGGgccatcaaaaatttaaattttgatccaTTGGCAGCTGGTGAGAAGAGACTTCTTCAACTTAATGAGTTAGATGAGCTTCGTTTTGAAGCTTATGAAAGTTCTAAGCTTTACAAGGAGAAGACAAAACGATGGTCAGGTCCTTTTAAAATCCGAAAAGTTTACCCATATGGCTCCGTTGAATTATGGAATACGAGTGGTGGAACTTTTAAGGTGAACGGTCAAAGAGTGAAGCATTACAAAGCTGGTGAGCCAATTGTTGAGAAGGTGGAGATTCCACTTTCTACCCCCTCATCAGAATAA